In the genome of Drosophila pseudoobscura strain MV-25-SWS-2005 chromosome 3, UCI_Dpse_MV25, whole genome shotgun sequence, one region contains:
- the Mppe gene encoding metallophosphoesterase 1 homolog isoform X2, whose protein sequence is MNRLTLVCRGFVVLTLLLIFFNEFLIYYMAQSSWHQIDCKLDNCTRLLLISDPQILGTSYDRSSHSPLARYDSDRYLKKTFERAVAFTQPHIIVFLGDLLDEGNIATAQEYKQYVKRFRRIYQSKKFRKFRMISAYFQRVHVPGDNDIGGENGDYISNSNQRRFENEFMSEDLFDYDHRIRFFKINRMLLDFTNPDRDHNADRLRIGVSHAPLLIGGGPLLRAVISDLDPHIIFSGHWHESRIFIYPSTKVINFYENAVRHFDLKALKEQEHSYLEIMVPTCSYRMGKSKIGMGYAVLENYNLSYTVLWQPNRFILLFTYVFWGLFVLCGAIVYKMMTRCPFRVAKRQTHYSRVSNIPQF, encoded by the exons ATGAACAGACTTAC ACTAGTATGCCGCGGCTTTGTAGTGCTGACTCTGCTGCTGATATTCTTCAACGAGTTTCTCATCTACTACATGGCCCAATCGAGCTGGCACCAAATCGATTGCAAACTGG ATAATTGCACACGCCTGCTGCTCATCTCAGACCCGCAGATCTTAGGCACCTCCTATGATCGCTCGTCCCACAGCCCGCTGGCTCGCTACGACTCGGATAGATATCTGAAAAAGACCTTTGAACGCGCCGTGGCCTTTACCCAGCCGCACATAATCGTGTTTCTGGGGGATTTGCTAGACGAAGGCAACATTGCCACGGCGCAGGAGTATAAGCAATATGTAAAGCGCTTTCGGCGCATCTATCAGAGCAAGAAATTCCGTAAA TTCCGCATGATATCTGCCTATTTTCAGCGCGTCCATGTGCCGGGGGATAATGACATAGGCGGCGAGAATGGCGACTACATTTCCAACTCTAACCAGCGACGCTTCGAGAACGAGTTCATGAGTGAGGACCTCTTCGACTACGACCATCGCATCCGCTTCTTTAAGATCAACCGCATGCTGTTGGACTTTACAAATCCCGACAGGGACCATAATGCCGACCGGCTCCGTATTGGGGTCTCGCACGCTCCTCTGCTTATTGGCGGTGGACCGCTGCTGCGGGCCGTCATCAGCGACTTGGATCCACATATCATATTCTCTGGCCATTGGCACGAGTCCAGGATATTTATTTACCCCTCCACGAAGGTGATCAACTTCTATGAGAATGCAGTGCGGCATTTTGATTTGAAGGCGctgaaggagcaggagcacagCTATTTGGAGATTATGGTGCCCACCTGCTCGTATCGCATGGGAAAGTCCAAGATTGGCATGGGCTATGCTGTGCTGG AGAACTACAATCTAAGCTACACGGTTCTGTGGCAACCCAACCGTTTTATTCTGCTCTTCACCTACGTCTTCTGGGGCCTGTTCGTGCTCTGCGGGGCGATTGTCTACAAAATGATGACCCGCTGTCCCTTCCGTGTCGCCAAACGACAGACGCACTATAGCCGCGTCTCCAATATACCTCAATTTTAG
- the Mppe gene encoding metallophosphoesterase 1 homolog isoform X1: MASLRVVNRLVCRGFVVLTLLLIFFNEFLIYYMAQSSWHQIDCKLDNCTRLLLISDPQILGTSYDRSSHSPLARYDSDRYLKKTFERAVAFTQPHIIVFLGDLLDEGNIATAQEYKQYVKRFRRIYQSKKFRKFRMISAYFQRVHVPGDNDIGGENGDYISNSNQRRFENEFMSEDLFDYDHRIRFFKINRMLLDFTNPDRDHNADRLRIGVSHAPLLIGGGPLLRAVISDLDPHIIFSGHWHESRIFIYPSTKVINFYENAVRHFDLKALKEQEHSYLEIMVPTCSYRMGKSKIGMGYAVLENYNLSYTVLWQPNRFILLFTYVFWGLFVLCGAIVYKMMTRCPFRVAKRQTHYSRVSNIPQF, translated from the exons ATGGCTTCTTTGCGCGTAGTTAATAG ACTAGTATGCCGCGGCTTTGTAGTGCTGACTCTGCTGCTGATATTCTTCAACGAGTTTCTCATCTACTACATGGCCCAATCGAGCTGGCACCAAATCGATTGCAAACTGG ATAATTGCACACGCCTGCTGCTCATCTCAGACCCGCAGATCTTAGGCACCTCCTATGATCGCTCGTCCCACAGCCCGCTGGCTCGCTACGACTCGGATAGATATCTGAAAAAGACCTTTGAACGCGCCGTGGCCTTTACCCAGCCGCACATAATCGTGTTTCTGGGGGATTTGCTAGACGAAGGCAACATTGCCACGGCGCAGGAGTATAAGCAATATGTAAAGCGCTTTCGGCGCATCTATCAGAGCAAGAAATTCCGTAAA TTCCGCATGATATCTGCCTATTTTCAGCGCGTCCATGTGCCGGGGGATAATGACATAGGCGGCGAGAATGGCGACTACATTTCCAACTCTAACCAGCGACGCTTCGAGAACGAGTTCATGAGTGAGGACCTCTTCGACTACGACCATCGCATCCGCTTCTTTAAGATCAACCGCATGCTGTTGGACTTTACAAATCCCGACAGGGACCATAATGCCGACCGGCTCCGTATTGGGGTCTCGCACGCTCCTCTGCTTATTGGCGGTGGACCGCTGCTGCGGGCCGTCATCAGCGACTTGGATCCACATATCATATTCTCTGGCCATTGGCACGAGTCCAGGATATTTATTTACCCCTCCACGAAGGTGATCAACTTCTATGAGAATGCAGTGCGGCATTTTGATTTGAAGGCGctgaaggagcaggagcacagCTATTTGGAGATTATGGTGCCCACCTGCTCGTATCGCATGGGAAAGTCCAAGATTGGCATGGGCTATGCTGTGCTGG AGAACTACAATCTAAGCTACACGGTTCTGTGGCAACCCAACCGTTTTATTCTGCTCTTCACCTACGTCTTCTGGGGCCTGTTCGTGCTCTGCGGGGCGATTGTCTACAAAATGATGACCCGCTGTCCCTTCCGTGTCGCCAAACGACAGACGCACTATAGCCGCGTCTCCAATATACCTCAATTTTAG
- the Mppe gene encoding metallophosphoesterase 1 homolog isoform X3 has translation MASLRVVNRLVCRGFVVLTLLLIFFNEFLIYYMAQSSWHQIDCKLDNCTRLLLISDPQILGTSYDRSSHSPLARYDSDRYLKKTFERAVAFTQPHIIVFLGDLLDEGNIATAQEYKQYVKRFRRIYQSKKFRKRVHVPGDNDIGGENGDYISNSNQRRFENEFMSEDLFDYDHRIRFFKINRMLLDFTNPDRDHNADRLRIGVSHAPLLIGGGPLLRAVISDLDPHIIFSGHWHESRIFIYPSTKVINFYENAVRHFDLKALKEQEHSYLEIMVPTCSYRMGKSKIGMGYAVLENYNLSYTVLWQPNRFILLFTYVFWGLFVLCGAIVYKMMTRCPFRVAKRQTHYSRVSNIPQF, from the exons ATGGCTTCTTTGCGCGTAGTTAATAG ACTAGTATGCCGCGGCTTTGTAGTGCTGACTCTGCTGCTGATATTCTTCAACGAGTTTCTCATCTACTACATGGCCCAATCGAGCTGGCACCAAATCGATTGCAAACTGG ATAATTGCACACGCCTGCTGCTCATCTCAGACCCGCAGATCTTAGGCACCTCCTATGATCGCTCGTCCCACAGCCCGCTGGCTCGCTACGACTCGGATAGATATCTGAAAAAGACCTTTGAACGCGCCGTGGCCTTTACCCAGCCGCACATAATCGTGTTTCTGGGGGATTTGCTAGACGAAGGCAACATTGCCACGGCGCAGGAGTATAAGCAATATGTAAAGCGCTTTCGGCGCATCTATCAGAGCAAGAAATTCCGTAAA CGCGTCCATGTGCCGGGGGATAATGACATAGGCGGCGAGAATGGCGACTACATTTCCAACTCTAACCAGCGACGCTTCGAGAACGAGTTCATGAGTGAGGACCTCTTCGACTACGACCATCGCATCCGCTTCTTTAAGATCAACCGCATGCTGTTGGACTTTACAAATCCCGACAGGGACCATAATGCCGACCGGCTCCGTATTGGGGTCTCGCACGCTCCTCTGCTTATTGGCGGTGGACCGCTGCTGCGGGCCGTCATCAGCGACTTGGATCCACATATCATATTCTCTGGCCATTGGCACGAGTCCAGGATATTTATTTACCCCTCCACGAAGGTGATCAACTTCTATGAGAATGCAGTGCGGCATTTTGATTTGAAGGCGctgaaggagcaggagcacagCTATTTGGAGATTATGGTGCCCACCTGCTCGTATCGCATGGGAAAGTCCAAGATTGGCATGGGCTATGCTGTGCTGG AGAACTACAATCTAAGCTACACGGTTCTGTGGCAACCCAACCGTTTTATTCTGCTCTTCACCTACGTCTTCTGGGGCCTGTTCGTGCTCTGCGGGGCGATTGTCTACAAAATGATGACCCGCTGTCCCTTCCGTGTCGCCAAACGACAGACGCACTATAGCCGCGTCTCCAATATACCTCAATTTTAG